TATGCATTGAGTTACAATTACAGTTCAATTTCCTATGAGAAATCTATTTACAGTGGGcagtacacacaaataaatcCAAACAAAAGCAATGAAactgaatgaagtgtgtgtgtgtgtgtgtgtgtgtgtgtgtgtgtgtgtgtgtgtgtgtgtgtgtgtgtgtgtgtgtgtgtgtgtgtgtgtgtgtgtacttcctGCAGGTTGAGCGTTTCTGGCTCCAGAGTGACGCTGCCGTGTGTGTGCTGGCAGGCCTCGGCTTGAGCCGGACACACACTGAGCTGGAGAGGAGGCTGGGCTGTGGGGGGGTGTGGAAGACCACAGGCTGGGTCCTCACCATGGCTGTGCTGGCACATATGGTGCACACCAATCACAGGTGAGCATTGCACACAGTTACAATAACCAACTTCTTGTTGGGTGTGATGAAAACATACTTTGTAGTCAGAATATAACAAATATCAGAtacaatattatgtattttattgtttgGGTAAACAACACATTGGGtttcaaatgaaacaatgacTATGAGATTAAAATGCTGACTTTAAGTTTTAAGATTTTTGTTGGCGTAAATGTGCATTTTAGGTGTGGGACACAGATTGTGATCACAGTACACCAGTGAACTCTAATAGTTTGTCAAGCTGCTCTTGTTTTAAAGTTTCTTTTGGTTGTCCTGATACTGAATCAATTTTACTAAACAATATCCCTGTTGCAGTAACTATACTAGAGCCAAATGTGTCCGAAGTTAGGGATCAATATtcccaatgatcacaaaaacagaataatcgagaataacaattatttagctcattacgttttgcaagtaaactcttattttgtcttgtgttctgaatgaaaaaataaagtttttaaaggaaaagtattaaggcaaaGTTCAcagttgtatgtttttttactgttgatttatttaactttatcCACCGTTTTTAAGtttaataattgcaacatctttccagacgTCAACGAGTAATTCtgttaaattatcgtgatttcaatatttaccgaaataatcgtgattatatttttcttcccataatcgagcagccctatcCGAAGTTACTTTTAAATACTGCCGTTTAGTAAagttgtgaaataaaaaaactccCCTCTTATTCTAAAATCCCCATGCATTAGTTTTCCCTGAGTCAACCTGATTTGTTTCTCCTCTGCGCTCCACTGCAGGTCTGAACTCCACATGTCAGGTTTTTCTCTGCTCACCCCATGGTAGGGGCTAAAGAGAGGCACGGTTAGCACATAGATTCCACTCACAGAGCTCAGTCTGAGATGTTAGCTGTCCGAGAAGGCAGATTACACCAGCGTAGTACTGGGGAGTGCCAGACAGCCATCACTGAGCGGCTTTGATCAAGAGGAGAGCATGGCCTGTGCTGTCAGACCCATCACACCTGTCTCCCCACGATTAGATAGGCAGCCAGAGCGCTCTGCAGAGGGGATGGGGCGGGGGCACTGACAACTTACCctcagagcacctttaaagtgaACCTACAAGCACTCGCATACACACAGTggtacacatcacacacatttcTAAGCAGGAGTAAGGATGCACTCAACCCCTATTTTAAATTCCAGTAAACACAACTTGTGTTTTGTTAATATTATACAATATGATGGTGTATGTGCTGATAATCCTAAGGGAGTGCGATCAGAGCAGAAACCATGTGGTCGAGAGGTTCGGCAGGGAGCTTCTGGCCTCCTTCCCAACAGACTCAATCATCCTGACTAGAGGAGATCTGCCTGGAAACTCCCTGCGCTACTTATACTACTGCCAGGGTGTACGGCCCGATGCACGTCTGGTCGACCAGGAGGTCAGAGCTGTGATTTCTCCACCGTCTTGTCTTTGTTGAGCTGTTCTCATTGAAGTTTTGATATTTGATTAAAATCAAAAGTAATAATTTAGTATTATTAGGAACAGTTGAATTTCAGAACCAAAAAtcaacttaagtaaaagttcctTCTGAGTGTTCAGTTCAAGTAGTATAACAAACATAGGTATAAAAATAGGAATACTGAACTGGCCAACCAGAAGAACACAGAGTTTAACATCATTGCATTGTGTATATTGTATTGAAATGATATGCTCTGTGTCCATGTTTATAAGCTGCTAATTTGATTTATGACAACATTGCTTCAGTTTCTTTTGGTTGTCAAGTAAGAAAGATAGAATTCAGAAAaggatttctttattttcaaataaagatTTGGACAAAATAGCAATGTACCATGTCTGTGTAATAACTGACTGAAattcataaaatacaataaattacAGCCTAATGTCCAGAAGTCTGTGGCAAGCTTTCTGAGTTGGGCATGCAGTCATTATGTACATCATAAGTTTGTATATCTCAAAGTGCTTTAGGACAGCATGTAATGAAAATAAGAAGTGAAAACAAGAGCCTCCAACTTTAGACTCTTaactgggaaaagaaaaaacccTTTGATGACCTCAAATAGGGAGTTAAAGCaacttaaataaatcaataaatccttttctttAAGTGAATTGTACTCTGAGTGGTACTTTAACTGCTAATCACAGGGATACAAAGGCTTGAGCGGAGTTGGTGGtactctttcttctttctagATGATGACGTACGCTTGGTATGTGGCCAAGCTGGCGCAGCACCACCCTGGGGTGCACTTTCCTGGCCGCTGGTGGGACCCGGTCCACCCCGAGGATAAAGACACCTTCAGTCTGGAGCAGTTTCTGTCCCACAACACACAGTAAGTCACtgagacacagggagagagccGAGAGAGAATAAAAGGGTGGTCTGAACAGATAAATAGAAGAGTGTAAAATGGAGAGAGTGTGAATTAGGAGGGCAACAATGGTCCAAATGAACAAGTGGGTGATCTAATGAGACAGAGAACAGTGGGATGGTCGACGCAGCGGTGAGTGCAGGGAGAAGATAAGCCCATAGAACTGTTGCAGCCATAAAAGGAGTTTGATGAACTACAGAAGTCGAGTAATCTACTTGATTTGGTTAAACTGTCTCTGGACTGATTGCTGCTCCCTACTCTCATCACTCGCCCCCCCAAGTGGAAGTGAGACTCAGAAACCGGCTGGAGACCTGTTAATACCAAGCCCACCAGGGGGCAGTGTTTGTCAGGCCAACATGCCTGTCTCTCAGTGGGGCAAGACTGACCCATGGGATTAACCCTCAGTCCGAGCCTTTTGGTGAGCAGCACAGGATTGGAGAGAAGCTAGAAAATGTTGGGATGTGAGGAGTTGTTTGTCTGCATGGTGTTCCTGTGTGTCTCATCATCAGCAGTTACCTGGGAAAAGAGGGGTGTTTACATGGATAATAATTGAGTATGTGAACAAGCCTCTTTCTGATTGTTTCTCTGCAGTAGGCATGTGTTTGCCTGCATTGGGCTGCCTGATGGAGACCCAAGCTGGGGACATAGTTTTTCTCGTTGGCCCATGGGTGTGTGTGACTACTTGGTGCCAGCTCAGAGGCAGTTTCACCCTGAAAAGTGGGTCCATCGAACTCGCAACATCTACAACTGGAGTGAGCCACACAACAGGTGcatacacaaatatacagaATCATTAACATCTCTCCACAGGTATGTATTTCACCCCTAAATGTGCAGTTTCCCCTATTCCTCCTAAGTAACTTTAAGGTTGAAACAATTCACCTAATTTCACACTGTTTGACAATAACATAGGTACTCTATCAACTCGTTCCACCTTTTCATTGAAGCAATATGATGTTAacactgaatgaaatgaaacacaaaAGTCCATGTTTTTTACGGCAGAACCAAGTGGAAATATTCAACGTCTTGTGcatcattttatacacattCCTCTAAAGTTAAGCCAGACATATTTGTTATCTTTGGAGTTTAGCTCAACATTATGACTTTGTAAAGACTGGTCCAATGGCAAGTCAGTTGGGTTTAAGAGGTTAAATCAGCCTACTAGAAGAATCATTTTGCTTATTGTTTAAAACAACTCATGATTTTTAAATGCAACTAAGAGTCACTCAGAAAGATAATAAACCCCAACTAATAAGTCCTCGCCACGTAATTGATCACCAACATCTCCTCGCCCCCTCGTCTCTCTGTGGTCTTCTCAATCACCCTTCCACAGACTCCACAGAGCTTCCCTCAGTGAGGTTGTCCTGTGTTCTCCATGCTGTGATCCAGCTCTTTGTGAATTCAACCAGAGCAAGACATAAGGCCCTTAGCCATCTGAAATGAGACTGAAGATGAAAAATAATGAGTTTCTTATTGCATTTTGTCAATAACTGTGTCAAAAGTGGAATTAGTCAAAGCTCCAAATTCTGTTGCTGTTGCCAGCAGCCCTTCATTCACTTAGATATCCACGGCTGAATACTGTGACATTATTTCCCACACCCCCACGACAAGCGTGTCCGCTGATGCCCACAAGCCAAATATTAGCTTGGGAACCCTAGTAAAATATTCTTTTGAAGAAGAGGTCAAGTGTTTACAgtcaacaaagtgaaaaagggaGATGTGGTTTTACTCCATGTCTAATGTGCTAGCTGGTATTGTTGCTCAGTCATTTAATGTTTATGCAGCAAACATTGATGTTTAGTGTATCAAAACCTGCACAGTCGAGTGGAACAATATATTcacataaataataatttatagttAGTGGAACTGTGCACCAGCCAACGCCTGAAGCTGTTTAGATaaagaaatttttttttttttcttcatgtgtgAACAGTTTCCATCCTGCATCCTGGGAGCGTGTTGCAAATGAGGAGATGTGGCAAGCCAGGTACAGTAAAGTTTTTACAAAAGACACTGGTTTCCTTTTTGGAGAGGTTGTATACTTTAGCGTGCAGATAAAAAGCTGCGTCATGATGCATACTAGCCCGCTAGAACATCTCCATAAACCAGTCTTGTGTGGTAGAGCATCTACATGTACATTCTATTTGGTGGCGGCATCTACATAAATCACTCCATTGGAGTGGTGCGTCTGTGAGTGTGGATCTGCATGGCTCATCCATCCAGCACTTAGCCCTGAGCCTCCATGCTTTGTTTCAGGATGAAGactgctttctttctgtttgaCCTGGCAGAAAGGATGCAAGGAGAAGGGAAAGCTCGCCTCTTTGAGCTGTCTTATACTGTGAGTCTGACCTcaacaaaaatgcaacaatacTCTCATTAACCATAATGGGGCAGATTTAAGTGCCGTACaagttttcttttgttatttgCTGTAACATCTGcttttctgtgtgtatatgtctgtgtgtttgctcgGCAGCTGTATAAGGAGATTGTTGAAGCTCACTCAGACTACCCTCCAAACTGGGACAAGAACTTGGCACTGGCCTGTGAGAGGCTGCTACGCTCAGGTCACCGGGGCTACAGTCCAGACAGCCTGCTGACCTGCAGCACCCAGCACTTTAGTCTCTACTTAGAGAAGGAACCCACAGATCCCCAGACGCCGGCCATACGCTCGGCTATTACTCAGCTGctcaaagagagagacaagctCAGCCAGAGCCGGAGGCAAACCCCATAACAACCCAGAGAGACCTACATTGAGCTGGAACACTCAGTGTGCCGCGAGCCCAGCCGAAGTGCAAGGCACTGGGGACGAAGTCTGAGCCAATGTCCCTCTTCTTTCGGTTTAAAGGTGGTGCTCCAGAACGATAATGTTTAGTTCAAGTTTTGGCCAAAATGGACGTGTGAGGTTGGGAGTCAAGAGGAATGCTAATGTACACGTACTGGGACATAGGTTTCAAGCAGAACTCTGCACAGAGAACTACCACTCGGCAATGCTTCATTTGATGAACGTTTTACAGGTGACCAGAGCTTGACTTCAGGAAGCCTTGACTGACCCCAATCAAACTGCGTGCTCCCCTTAAAGTCACCCATTCGATTGCTTTATCGTTACATctcgttcttttttttttctctcctcttctgctCTCACAGCTTTTAACATGCTGATTATTTTGCCTCAGCCACTGCTCtacttctctttttctcacatTAGGATGGCAAGGCCGAGATTGAGGGAAAACCAATTTGGGGGCAGAAATGGGGGATTAGAGCGTCTGTTTAATCTAGCACAGACTTGTGCTGTGCCACACAGTCCTCACTCCGTAGAACCAGCACTACCCACCCATCCGCCCACCCCTCTATCCTTCCATCAGTCTATCTTTGATGGtcctttaaatgtttaaaactaATGGATTccatgagtgtttttttttcccccctctcttccttccaAACGGGAGGGCAATAATCCCTAAtggatttaaatgaaatgtgaaatgtcaCAATGCCAGAGACCCTTTTAGAGGTGCATTTCTGTGTACATGTGCGTTGTGAGCGTTTGCATGTCGACGTGTGTGTGAACATGCTTAAGCCTTTTCCCGGCCGGAACCACATAAGTCAAAAAACCGATGGGTACACTGAAAAGAAAAGCACTTCGATCATCATACAAGCGCAAAGGCATGCAAACTCCAGGGACACACGTAGACACGCAAGACTGTCAGCTTCCCAGCTCCCAGGACTTTTAGCCCTGTGAGGGTTGCTGGAGAGACGATGTAGCATACAAACGCAGTGAGTGGACCAGACTCACTGGTCTTTGGCGTGTTCTTAGGTTCCAAAACCTCAGTTACACACTGTAAATCTAATtgctggtgctgatgttaatgaACCTTGTGGCCATGACATTTGTTGCACTAGGTCAAACCAGTCTATTGCTATATGGTTTTAAAACACTGCTAAAAGAACCTGCTGTTTGAGATGCCACTAGAAAGTGAAGgacagtatgtgcatgtgtagtTTTCTCAGAATGTAATCTGCCCTCTCTGTTCACAGGCCTGGTTAGCTGGCTAGATGATGAGATTCGATCTGCTGTAGCACAGATTTCTCgtaaaaaaaggaaaccacTTTCTATAAATTCAAAAATttcaataaagtttattttaatacattttggacCCTTTTTCCCATGGTACACTGGGCCCAGTATATATCAATATTGTTCATATTTGTTCAACCATTTTTAACCTTACTTAcatattcatgtttttgtgtaaaCATCACAGTCATTGGCCGTCCCTTGTCTCATGCCCTTCTGTTATTTTTACTTTCTTCCTGTCCTTTCCTTTGTCATCCCTCTCTTGTCTCCCACCCTCTCATCCCTTCTCACCCTGTCTTTCCCTAACCCCTCTGTTCCTCTCCTTTCCCCTGTCTCTGAGAGTCAGTTGCCCACCCTAAATCAGCAAGCTGCCGAGGATTGTGGGAACCCATGGAATCACTGTGACCAGGGATGCAGGCAGGGAGCCACGGCAACGCTGGAATGTGTGGAGTCTGAGGAGATAAGAGCTGTGAGCCCAGccagggagaggggaggaatgCAGCGAGACAGGGGGGGGCAGAGTGAGGAGGGTGAGACGGAAACAGGGAGAGCAGCAATTCTGTGAAtggggagacagaaacacaacacCATAAACAGCCCAGAGAGCAAGACAGAGTGAGACTGAGAAAGAGGGGCGGAGGACTTAGGGGTGCACACACTGGAGATGGGAAGCCAGCCTTATTCTGCTTTGCATTTCATTTACATCCCTGGCCGTATCGACCAATCGGATTGGGAGCAAAGCCCAGGGCTTAGGAGgggaataaaaagacaaaatgccTTTGCTGCTCTCATCCCTCCCTGATAATACcccttctgtttttcttttctctttttctcccgtCTATAAGTAGATACTGTCCGAAATGCCAGCGGAAAAGCGACACCTCCGCTTGCTGTATATCTCAGATAGACCGAGCGGGAGCAGGGGCTGAAAAGACAGCTTTAGCAACTGGGcctatctcctctcctctccctggcTGGATGGAAGCTTGGAGTGGAGGGAGGCGGAGGACCGGGGTGTGTTGGTTAGTGTTTGGGAAGAGAATAGAGGGTGTGAGAGGCATGATATACTGAGCTGGC
This region of Sander vitreus isolate 19-12246 chromosome 20, sanVit1, whole genome shotgun sequence genomic DNA includes:
- the tmem260 gene encoding transmembrane protein 260 isoform X2; protein product: MCLLPSLSPAHSVNLMSSLLGAAACGALCITVCRLAGPGPGAVLAGGLFAVSRLSWQWSMVAEVFALNNLFVGLLFFLSASFHCAENATQRGKIAHWGALCCGLGLCNQHTLVLYVLVIIPWVLHRLYSLRELSLRGLVSLGVCFLSGFLPYIYLPISSYLNTARWSWGDQTTLSGLLTHLLRSEYGTFSLAKMESSVNLTLMLKAQLDHCLEDLSLPVLVLAGIGLLLSSWDRMCRSVSWLLTAMLVVYSLFFAWRANLDISRPLLLGVVERFWLQSDAAVCVLAGLGLSRTHTELERRLGCGGVWKTTGWVLTMAVLAHMVHTNHRECDQSRNHVVERFGRELLASFPTDSIILTRGDLPGNSLRYLYYCQGVRPDARLVDQEMMTYAWYVAKLAQHHPGVHFPGRWWDPVHPEDKDTFSLEQFLSHNTHRHVFACIGLPDGDPSWGHSFSRWPMGVCDYLVPAQRQFHPEKWVHRTRNIYNWSEPHNSFHPASWERVANEEMWQARMKTAFFLFDLAERMQGEGKARLFELSYTLYKEIVEAHSDYPPNWDKNLALACERLLRSGHRGYSPDSLLTCSTQHFSLYLEKEPTDPQTPAIRSAITQLLKERDKLSQSRRQTP
- the tmem260 gene encoding transmembrane protein 260 isoform X1, which gives rise to MSAEQRTSWILTGTTVACVTALYVPCVQRTVPGGDSGELITTACELGVAHPPGYPVFTLLARLAMCLLPSLSPAHSVNLMSSLLGAAACGALCITVCRLAGPGPGAVLAGGLFAVSRLSWQWSMVAEVFALNNLFVGLLFFLSASFHCAENATQRGKIAHWGALCCGLGLCNQHTLVLYVLVIIPWVLHRLYSLRELSLRGLVSLGVCFLSGFLPYIYLPISSYLNTARWSWGDQTTLSGLLTHLLRSEYGTFSLAKMESSVNLTLMLKAQLDHCLEDLSLPVLVLAGIGLLLSSWDRMCRSVSWLLTAMLVVYSLFFAWRANLDISRPLLLGVVERFWLQSDAAVCVLAGLGLSRTHTELERRLGCGGVWKTTGWVLTMAVLAHMVHTNHRECDQSRNHVVERFGRELLASFPTDSIILTRGDLPGNSLRYLYYCQGVRPDARLVDQEMMTYAWYVAKLAQHHPGVHFPGRWWDPVHPEDKDTFSLEQFLSHNTHRHVFACIGLPDGDPSWGHSFSRWPMGVCDYLVPAQRQFHPEKWVHRTRNIYNWSEPHNSFHPASWERVANEEMWQARMKTAFFLFDLAERMQGEGKARLFELSYTLYKEIVEAHSDYPPNWDKNLALACERLLRSGHRGYSPDSLLTCSTQHFSLYLEKEPTDPQTPAIRSAITQLLKERDKLSQSRRQTP